From Podospora bellae-mahoneyi strain CBS 112042 chromosome 3, whole genome shotgun sequence, the proteins below share one genomic window:
- a CDS encoding hypothetical protein (EggNog:ENOG503P22P; COG:S): protein MFLLCSPAMRRNLPRNLPRLKRRFFVMSTNSTGAPDTSADPPPSDTNPPAPPPSTSNTPTPTPTPTPTPPPPPPTTTPTPPPPSTSSTPRPDPPSTSSTPQQPEPSPEPSSSNPPDPEPDTSTEVVTQTITTRRPTDGVPDPAQTSSSSSTGLPGVGAGNDANPEASAGKLNNSGKIAIAVVVPIVAVALLVVAGIFLWRKRKQRKDAEEQRRKEVEDYGYNPNADPTIPAVAAAYDGRDDESSAGYRGWGSTTIAGSTARKTSTTMSGGAPYSDAASPTRATVSDTRSGEPLMHEVPASPEGEILGVMGPSAANNRGDVHRGPSNASSSYSAAARSDGSGEGPIGMAYSGPNQYYDQYGSGNPYSDQPPSQPGGGSPIIRDVTARRNTRIENPAHYPQQTAGISQNF, encoded by the exons ATGTTCCTGCTGTGTTCTCCCGCCATGCGTCGCAACCTGCCACG AAACCTACCGCGATTGAAGCGACGATTCTTCGTGATGTCTACCAACTCGACTGGCGCGCCGGACACCTCCGCAGACCCTCCACCGTCTGACACCAACCCACCCGCTCCTCCGCCATCGACTAGCAACACACCGACTCCtacaccaactccaacccccactcctcctccccctcctcccactaccactcccacccctcctcctccttcgacatcatcaactccTAGGCCTGATCCTCCATCCACCAGTTCCAccccacaacaaccagagCCTTCTCCGGAGCCTTcatccagcaaccccccaGACCCTGAACCAGACACCAGCACAGAGGTTGTTACgcaaaccatcaccactaGAAGACCGACGGATGGCGTACCAGATCCTGCGCAGAcctcatcgtcttcttcaaCTGGACTTCCCGGGGTTGGCGCTGGCAATGACGCCAACCCTGAGGCCTCGGCCGGAAAATTGAATAACAGTGGGAAAATTGCTATCGCTGTGGTGGTCCCTATTGTTGCCGTTGCTCTTTTGGTTGTGGCTGGCATTTTCttgtggaggaagaggaagcagcgcaaggatgccgaggagcAGAGACGCAAGGAGGTCGAAGATTATGGATACAACCCTAACGCCGACCCAACAATTCCAGCCGTCGCTGCCGCTTATGATGGGCGAGATGATGAGTCCTCCGCTGGCTACAGAGGCTGGGGCTCCACCACGATTGCCGGTTCGACTGCGAGGAAAACATCGACAACCATGTCTGGAGGGGCCCCTTATTCGGATGCCGCTTCACCTACCCGTGCTACTGTCTCCGACACACGATCTGGTGAGCCCTTGATGCATGAAGTGCCTGCTTCACCGGAGGGCGAGATTCTTGGAGTAATGGGTCCTTCTGCTGCGAACAACCGTGGTGACGTGCACCGCGGGCCTTCCAATGCTTCCTCTTCGTATAGTGCTGCTGCGAGGTCTGATGGCTCTGGCGAAGGCCCAATAGGTATGGCGTACAGCGGACCCAATCAGTACTACGATCAGTACGGCAGTGGAAACCCATACTCAGACCAGCcccccagccagccaggAGGCGGCTCACCAATCATCCGGGATGTGACGGCTCGGAGGAACACTCGCATCGAGAACCCAGCACACTACCCGCAACAGACAGCTGGAATCTCGCAAAATTTCTAG
- the HUL4 gene encoding putative E3 ubiquitin-protein ligase (EggNog:ENOG503NUFY; COG:O), with protein sequence MAPWPNEVGSSAFLRPRDPATASNQARSPAHARQHLQPGSTSGHGSSNRERSRYRSASRVPELEAWENLQQCQIESSSSDEDLHPSRNAQRPRHTRSMSHPFPSLFSIKKKKSGPMTRPEHESDSESGLDAGPLPKFRGRPPPSRGHRNGSSGGSRDYSTGNCMTCGSLVRWPRDLHVFKCTICLTINDLQPLPRDRDRGHDHNRENRRDHSRGAGASPDRRPTLSSDGTISLEHTQSLISQCLYAFLATALRNPQPEALSPPREPSTNPFFNNSTEGNFNSGNFSEPYLMVRPPSSGSPSRRAQPIPSRSRDPSQHRRQPSWSNTVPNTISASYPEKRPALQEVFPQQPSHQYTPQPPSPGGEARRIFRPLEDYIVSCFTSFHCLNSSFTSYRGHRHRPTVEDVRKHSVDHIEHRRGSQPTINPQPIVDLDAKLLLLGNFAENGSWWTGGQEDVVPGRSSSNKSQNGQFIVSSRSPRLEWADLEEWYSAVTEAARSWPEVYSSLVEEDPDLAAPHATLMELETEILIGQEHAQRTLLKACETMLKRPGRPIVSPDDLRFIMIIAGNPLLHGDYKPYSGEFEHPGSAGSTQSNDPLRGSSPTSGRHSGIIKRIVGLVSNTNPDCQNHLVGWFARYPKKMFVQTKDLVSSFLAYRLIRQNEKKYETKVDITDGLIPSMGAGRSAASLHAALGHGRESGGGANGGQNNNNNRGKKKEKPKRVVYQDDWQIKAAARVLGLLFAANNMDYARRGGNMYDGNSVNNNNGGDGVYARGQIVPTSDFYTTLLDDSDLVGDFEAWEKKQARFAFCQYPFLLSIGAKIQILEHDARRQMESRARDAFFDSILSHRVVRQFLTLNIRRDCLVEDSLKAVSEVIGGGGEDIKKGLKIVFKGEEGVDAGGLRKEWFLLLVREVFGRDHGMFLYDEDSGYCYFNPNSLEPSEQFFLVGVVLGLAIYNSTILDVALPPFAFRKLLMAAPPPPLAGQVAHQQRQTMNYTLEDLAEFRPRLARGLRQLLEYSDDDLEEVFCLDFVVDVEKYGVVERVPLCPGGERRPVTNTNRREYVELYVRYLLDGSVTRQFEPFKRGFFTVCGGNALSLFRPEEIELLVRGSDEALDIDSLRAVAQYEGWGKEVADPGEDEPVVRWFWSSFERASPKDQRKLLSFITGSDRIPATGAASLVVKISCLGDDIGRYPTARTCFNALGLWKYGTRERLEGMLWGAVNGSEGFGLK encoded by the exons ATGGCTCCCTGGCCCAACGAAGTGGGCTCTTCTGCCTTTCTGCGTCCACGCGACCCCGCAACGGCTTCGAATCAAGCTCGATCACCAGCGCATGCTCGTCAGCATCTTCAGCCCGGGTCTACAAGCGGTCATGGTAGCAGTAACCGCGAAAGGAGCCGATATCGAAGCGCTTCTCGAGTGCCCGAGTTAGAGGCCTGGGAGAACCTGCAGCAGTGCCAAATCGAGTCCAGCTCGTCCGATGAAGACTTACACCCTTCGCGCAACGCACAAAGACCCCGTCATACACGCTCCATGAGCCATCCATTCCCGTCACTCTTTTcaatcaagaagaagaaatcggGCCCCATGACCCGCCCCGAACACGAGTCCGATTCTGAGTCCGGTCTCGACGCCGGACCTCTGCCGAAGTTTCGAGGAAGACCCCCACCGAGCCGTGGTCACCGCAACGGCTCTTCGGGTGGCAGCAGGGATTACTCGACGGGCAATTGCATGACGTGCGGGTCGCTTGTACGATGGCCGAGGGACCTACATGTATTCAAGTGCACCATCTGCCTCACTATCAATGACTTGCAGCCGCTACCAAGGGACCGAGATCGTGGCCATGATCATAACCGGGAAAATAGACGGGATCATTCACGGGGCGCGGGCGCCTCACCTGACCGGCGGCCAACATTGTCGTCTG ACGGTACTATTTCTCTCGAACACACACAGTCGTTGATTTCTCAGTGTCTGTACGCGTTCTTGGCAACTGCCCTGAGAAACCCACAGCCCGAGGCTCTCAGTCCACCTCGCGAGCCATCCACAAATCCGTTCTTCAACAATTCAACTGAAGGAAACTTCAACTCGGGCAACTTCTCGGAGCCCTATCTCATGGTGCGGCCACCAAGCTCTGGGAGCCCTAGTCGTAGGGCCCAGCCGATACCCAGCAGGTCCCGCGATCCTAGTCAGCACCGCCGACAGCCTAGTTGGTCCAACACTGTCCCCAATACCATATCCGCTTCATACCCTGAGAAACGACCTGCTCTCCAGGAGGTTTTCCCACAGCAACCATCTCATCAGTATacacctcaacccccaagTCCAGGTGGTGAAGCCAGGAGAATATTTCGCCCACTTGAAGACTACATTGTCTCTTGCTTTACTTCGTTTCACTGTTTGAACTCGTCATTCACATCGTACCGAGGCCATCGGCATCGCCCTACAGTAGAGGATGTACGGAAACATTCAGTCGACCACATCGAACACCGCAGGGGATCGCAGCCAACTATCAACCCCCAGCCCATCGTTGACTTGGATGCGAAGCTATTACTCTTGGGCAACTTTGCGGAGAACGGTTCTTGGTGGACAGGTGGGCAGGAGGATGTTGTCCCTGGAAGGTCGAGCTCTAATAAAAGCCAAAACGGACAGTTCATAGTCAGCTCGCGGAGTCCTCGCTTGGAATGGGCGGATTTAGAAGAGTGGTATTCGGCTGTCACGGAGGCTGCTCGTTCATGGCCGGAGGTGTATTCGAGCTTGGTAGAAGAAGACCCAGACCTGGCTGCTCCACATGCCACGCTCATGGAGCTCGAGACCGAGATTCTCATTGGACAGGAGCACGCCCAACGGACTCTTCTCAAAGCCTGCGAGACGATGCTCAAAAGACCAGGAAGGCCCATTGTTAGCCCCGATGACCTGCGGTTCATCATGATCATTGCTGGAAATCCCTTGCTGCACGGAGACTATAAGCCCTACTCTGGGGAGTTTGAGCACCCTGGCAGCGCAGGTTCGACACAGAGCAACGACCCACTGCGAGGTTCTAGTCCCACCTCTGGGAGACATTCGGGTATTATCAAACGGATTGTGGGGCTGGTGTCGAATACTAATCCGGACTGCCAAAACCATTTAGTTGGGTGGTTTGCAAGATACCCGAAAAAGATGTTTGTGCAAACCAAGGACTTGgtgtcgagcttcttggcaTATAGGCTCATTAGGCAAAATGAGAAGAAGTATGAGACCAAGGTTGACATCACGGATGGGTTGATTCCTAGCATGGGGGCTGGGAGGTCAGCGGCGAGTTTGCACGCTGCGCTTGGGCATGGAAGAGAGAGCGGTGGGGGGGCTAATGGGGGCCAGAATAATAACAATAAcagggggaagaagaaggaaaagccaAAGAGGGTGGTCTATCAAGATGATTGGCAGATCAAGGCTgcggcgagggtgttggggttgctcTTTGCGGCGAACAATATGGATTATGCGAGAAGGGGTGGAAACATGTACGACGGTAACAGCGTCAACAATAAcaacggtggtgatggggtgtATGCCAGGGGACAGATTGTCCCCACAAGCGACTTTTACACGACGCTGCTAGACGACTCGGATCTGGTGGGCGATTTTGAGGcgtgggagaagaagcaggcgAGGTTCGCTTTTTGTCAGTATCCGTTTTTGTTGAGCATTGGGGCCAAGATTCAGATTTTGGAGCATGATGCTAGACGGCAGATGGAGAGTCGGGCAAGGGATGCGTTTTTTGATAGCATTCTCAGCCACAGGGTGGTGAGGCAGTTTTTGACACTGAATATTCGGCGGGATTGCCTTGTGGAGGACAGTCTGAAGGCTGTGAGTGAGGTTAttgggggcggtggggaggatatcaagaaggggttgaagaTTGTTTtcaagggggaggaaggggttgatgccGGTGGGTTGAGAAAGGAGTGGTtcctgttgttggtgagagAAGTGTTTGGGAGGGATCATGGGATGTTTCTCTATGATGAGGATTCGGGCTATTGCTATTTTAACCCGAACTCGCTGGAGCCATCGGAGCAATTCTTtttggtgggagtggtgctGGGGCTTGCGATTTACAACTCGACCATTTTGGATGTTGCGCTTCCGCCGTTTGCGTTTCGAAAGTTGTTGATGGctgctccgccgccgccgctggcTGGGCAGGTGGCTCATCAGCAGAGGCAGACGATGAATTATACGCTGGAAGATTTGGCTGAGTTTAGGCCTAGACTGGCGAGGGGGCTGAGGCAGTTGTTGGAGTATAGCGATGATGACCTCGAGGAGGTTTTCTGCCTGGACTttgtggtggatgtggaaaaGTATGGGGTCGTGGAGCGGGTGCCGCTCTGTCCCGGGGGTGAGAGAAGGCCGGTGACGAATACGAACAGGAGGGAGTATGTCGAGTTGTATGTCAGGTATCTTCTTGACGGGTCGGTAACGAGGCAGTTTGAGCCGTTCAAGCGGGGATTTTTCACGGTTTGCGGAGGTAATGCGTTGAGTTTGTTTAGGCCGGAGGAGATtgagttgttggtgagggggtcGGATGAGGCGCTGGATATTGACTCTTTGAGGGCGGTGGCGCAGTATGAAgggtgggggaaggaggttgcgGATCCGGGGGAGGACGAGCCGGTGGTAAGGTGGTTTTGGAGCTCGTTTGAACGGGCGAGCCCCAAGGATCAGAGGAAATTGTTGAGTTTTATTACGGGGAGTGATAGGATACCTGCCACGGGAGCGGCGtcgctggtggtgaagatTTCGTGTTTGGGGGATGATATTGGGCGGTATCCGACTGCGAGGACGTGCTTTAATGCGCTGGGGCTGTGGAAGTATGGGACtagggagaggttggaggggatgcTTTGGGGGGCGGTGAATGGGAGtgaggggtttgggttgaAGTGA
- a CDS encoding hypothetical protein (EggNog:ENOG503PA9U; COG:S) translates to MGSLSPPSQPPPYQTYNLHPANWEDDPEVERRPVGVLDYFMPQTYNNYALFFRFSSPAAATEEDKIRVVETLKEGFEHMFSQVRHLVGRLERNPEKPGELQYVRRKGDTVRFDVQHLGLEEAADGKKYPSMDELEEKHFRGVLLGDLKVWSIPGMIYGCHPPAHPSNNPVISAYKLNFIRGGFILNMHHHHFANDVIGWVGYTTQLSKICQALSRSRPIPPFPLSCLDNSALNPPSTTPPSSDKPIQPQVYTPPDPTKKGVSLLFHLPASKAAALKSLASSDLSSSHPNAWISTFDSLAALLLRSFMRLSPLDLDPATVPFYTHTINLRPRLSPPLHPGHQFNCIGCPLSVFPPAGVVQPTVGDVVSGWSLGRLALYVREMTQGIVTLENGVLDGMIREMGKAVDKVGLSIMLDELPEGGVYITDHRDVGGLLGGDWGFGKGGRTKLVAYRHLVDSIDQGGVVLYPSRAGVKGDEEEGIEFVVFAGGSEEEAVGRLVGDKEWGEWFEFRGVDGVDLRGMDKVA, encoded by the exons ATGGGATCATtgtcaccaccctctcaaccaccaccttaCCAGACCTACAACCTTCATCCTGCCAACTGGGAGGATGACCCCGAGGTTGAACGCCGACCTGTGGGCGTATTGGATTACTTTATGCCGCAGACGTATAACAACTATGCCTTGTTCTTCCGGttctcttctccagctgctgCAACAGAGGAGGATAAAATCCGAGTTGTTGAGACCttgaaggaggggtttgagCACATGTTTTCTCAGGTCCGGCATCTGGTTGGGAGACTTGAGAGAAACCCTGAGAAGCCGGGCGAGCTGCAATatgtgaggaggaagggggacaCAGTCAGGTTTGATGTTCAGCATcttggcttggaggaggcagcAGATGGGAAGAAGTACCCGAGTATGGAcgagttggaggagaagcactTTAGgggtgtgttgttgggggaTTTGAAGGTTTGGAGTATTCCTGGCATG ATCTACGGCTGCCACCCTCCAGCCCACCCATCCAACAACCCCGTCATCTCAGCCTACAAGCTCAACTTCATCCGGGGAGGCTTCATCTTGAAcatgcaccaccaccacttcgcCAACGACGTCATCGGCTGGGTGGGTTACACGACCCAGCTCTCCAAGATCTGCCAAGCCCTGTCTCGCTCTAGGCCTataccccccttccccctcagcTGCCTGGACAACTCAGCTCTCAACCcgccctcaaccacccccccatcatcagacaAACCGATCCAACCCCAGGTGTACACCCCCCCTGACCCAACCAAGAAAGGCGTCTCACTGCTattccacctccccgcctccaaAGCCGCAGCATTGAAATCCCTCGCCTCATCCGACCTGTCCAGCTCCCACCCCAACGCATGGATCTCAACCTTTGACAGCCTCGCCGCCTTGCTCCTCCGCAGTTTCATGCGGCTCTcccccctcgacctcgacccaGCTACCGTCCCATTTTATACGCACACTATCAACCTCCGCCCGAGGCTGTCACCCCCTTTGCATCCAGGGCATCAGTTCAATTGCATCGGCTGCCCTCTCTCAGTTTTCCCgccggcgggggtggtgcagCCGACGGTGGGGGATGTTGTCAGtggttggagtttggggaggttggcgttGTATGTAAGGGAGATGACGCAGGGGATTGTCACGTTGGAGAATGGGGTTTTGGATGGGATGATACGGGAGAtggggaaggcggtggaTAAGGTGGGACTGAGTATCATGTTGGATGAGTTAccggagggaggggtgtaTATTACTGATCATAGGGATGTTGGGGGGTTGCTtgggggggattgggggtttggaaagggggggaggacgaagTTGGTGGCGTATAGGCATTTGGTGGATAGTATTGACcaggggggggttgtgctTTACCCTTCGAGAGCGGGAGTGAaaggggatgaggaggaggggattgAGTTTGTGGTTTTTGCTGgggggagtgaggaggaggcggtggggaggttggtgggcgATAAGGAATGGGGGGAGTGGTTTGAGTtcaggggggtggatggggttgattTGAGGGGAATGGATAAAGTGGCGTAG
- a CDS encoding hypothetical protein (EggNog:ENOG503P07C; COG:S) has protein sequence MGRDKKKKGAVATAPTGTQAKSRHKKDRKGNPVDWAAPLPPGLVAIPDKPQLSKKYKTWYEAVENKNKKKRLEFEFTQNRQPPPGMEFVPIGNPALTTLCKELSRERDAMIFIVTSMNGVFSAALSFHLNRVGHHFRESIVEEARKTLGDDQLVGTSAQLGLPEPIPERQEDITKQADAAIRDLFPRIPHTDRQMILDHAFNKSRVAQGKDSIPVGLAADITLSRRVQLAVLAHIRHNHTRYDKLLKETSWVNARKAVESLCLDYLNQTAAHPAVRQVAEQPRGDYGPRVAHPERSAIKKTQQKDRKAAKWAQRGFSRYQAARDVAWNEAVERQRRAPEESVTSAAPMANGRSASRGPLRLEYSTRLGSDLSTARSPQERVYYSQTPLDLHNGFQEALSRLGYTDVAQRISTATGSHAPEAPRPYKIAVENERGPIVGSHAYPDRQGDRASHYHSQEPKEHVLQSIEPASPSRLTAKQHPSAFESAPMGYMTHRAEDSYSRPTEARGYRTPGGEEGFVRLPPRSEQNWIPGGPADSSLHRLTTYQDIVPRHDGVAHLRSEARPVYVEDSGLVRRSEARPIYIEGPSAPTPHHWAEPIRPQPAGRSYTVRGTADVRPAVPMDTVRHDSRFDEDRNQPMDRLRGDFIEIVRLSNNFPRRHELSPIPVDTGEFDARPVPVNHPSRRYERVVAVERPGYLQEHAGRVPVYEQADFIRLPQRPERQERVVGYQYYPAHPGYDQVATYEADRPHQPYGTATPMAYPGAENQQPRFVRRVPRHDEIIAID, from the exons ATGGGCagggacaagaagaagaagggcgcTGTTGCGACGGCTCCCACCGGAACTCAAGCCAAGAGCAGGCATAAGAAAGATCGCAAAGGAAATCCTGTGGATTGGGCGGCCCCTCTGCCCCCAGGTTTGGTTGCTATTCCTGACAAGCCACAGCTCAGCAAGAAGTACAAGACATGGTACGAGGCCGTcgagaacaagaacaaaaagaagaggcTCGAATTCGAG TTCACCCAAAACCGACAACCTCCCCCGGGCATGGAATTTGTTCCTATTGGGAACCCCGCCCTGACGACTCTCTGTAAGGAGCTGTCTCGAGAGCGCGATGCTATGATTTTCATCGTGACG TCAATGAATGGTGTATTCTCGGCAGCCTTAAGCTTTCACCTCAACCGTGTGGGCCACCACTTCCGGGAGTCAATTGTGGAAGAAGCTCGCAAAACTCTTGGGGATGATCAGCTGGTTGGTACCAGTGCTCAGCTGGGCCTTCCTGAACCCATCCCGGAGAGACAAGAAGACATCACCAAGCAAGCTGACGCAGCTATAAGAGATCTGTTTCCGCGCATTCCTCATACCGACCGCCAGATGATTCTGGATCATGCGTTTAACAAG TCGAGGGTCGCACAGGGCAAAGACTCTATTCCGGTTGGCCTTGCTGCCGACATAACCTTGTCACGCCGAGTTCAGCTCGCTGTCTTGGCCCATATCCGCCATAACCATACTCGGTATGATAAGCTGCTCAAAGAGACATCTTGGGTCAATGCGAGAAAAGCCGTCGAGTCCCTCTGCCTCGACTACCTC AACCAAACTGCCGCCCACCCTGCGGTTCGGCAGGTTGCTGAGCAGCCTCGCGGGGACTATGGTCCCCGCGTGGCCCACCCAGAGCGCAGCGCCATCAAGAAAACTCAACAGAAAGATCGCAAAGCTGCCAAGTGGGCACAGCGCGGGTTCAGTCGCTATCAAGCGGCCCGCGACGTGGCTTGGAATGAGGCTGTGGAGCGTCAACGACGTGCACCAGAAGAATCCGTAACTTCTGCAGCTCCAATGGCCAATGGTAGGTCTGCCAGCCGTGGCCCGTTACGCCTCGAATACTCAACTCGGTTGGGATCTGATCTTTCTACAGCTCGCAGTCCACAGGAGCGGGTATATTATTCTCAAACTCCCCTCGACCTCCACAACGGGTTCCAAGAGGCTTTGAGCCGGCTTGGCTACACCGATGTAGCGCAGCGTATCTCTACTGCCACCGGTAGTCATGCTCCAGAGGCGCCACGCCCTTACAAGATTGCAGTTGAGAATGAACGTGGACCTATAGTTGGGTCTCATGCCTATCCTGACCGTCAGGGTGACCGGGCGAGTCACTATCACAGCCAGGAACCCAAGGAGCATGTTTTACAGTCGATCGAGCCTGCCTCTCCCTCACGACTGACTGCGAAGCAACATCCCTCCGCGTTTGAGTCTGCTCCGATGGGATACATGACACATCGTGCTGAAGACTCCTACAGCAGGCCCACTGAGGCGCGCGGATACCGGACACCGGGCGGTGAGGAAGGCTTCGTCAGACTACCTCCGCGGTCTGAACAGAACTGGATCCCCGGCGGACCTGCTGATTCGAGTTTGCACCGCTTAACAACATACCAGGATATTGTTCCACGCCATGATGGCGTGGCGCACCTTAGGTCAGAGGCAAGACCCGTTTATGTCGAGGACAGCGGGCTAGTCCGTAGGTCGGAAGCCCGTCCCATCTACATTGAAGGCCCCTCAGCGCCTACGCCGCATCATTGGGCAGAGCCTATACGTCCACAGCCCGCCGGTCGTTCTTACACCGTCAGAGGGACTGCCGATGTTCGCCCAGCTGTTCCTATGGATACTGTGAGGCATGATAGTCGGTTTGATGAGGATAGGAATCAGCCCATGGACCGTTTGCGAGGAGATTTTATAGAGATTGTTCGCCTCTCCAACAACTTCCCAAGGCGACATGAGCTGAGCCCAATTCCGGTTGACACCGGCGAATTTGACGCACGCCCTGTGCCTGTCAATCATCCGTCCCGGCGATACGAGCGAGTTGTGGCTGTCGAAAGGCCAGGCTACTTACAAGAGCATGCTGGCCGTGTTCCAGTCTATGAGCAAGCTGATTTCATCCGTCTGCCGCAGCGACCGGAGCGTCAGGAACGTGTTGTTGGGTATCAATATTACCCAGCTCATCCAGG TTACGACCAAGTCGCCACATATGAAGCTGACCGCCCGCATCAACCCTATGGAACGGCTACTCCCATGGCGTATCCTGGCGCTGAAAATCAACAGCCACGCTTTGTGCGGCGAGTCCCAAGACATGACGAAATAATCGCGATCGATTAA
- a CDS encoding hypothetical protein (COG:A; EggNog:ENOG503NW41), translated as MADFDLGASFIPALYKPAALLPIAKHREALLYLIETSPVTIVVGQTGSGKSTQIPQFLEQAGWCADGKIIGVTQPRRVAATTVAMRVAEEVGCEVGKEALVDPLLSRYSVIMVDEAHERSISSDILLGLLKKVRRKRPELRIIISSATLQAEDFRDFFSESNEEAPKDDKDAAKVASIISLEGRTYPIDILYLEQPAEDYLEKAVSTVFDIHANEPKGDILVFLTGRDEIEKAVQAVAERSAQLPPGFDSLLPLPMYAGLSTEQQNYIFEETPENFRKVIFSTNISEASVTIDGIVYVVDSGFVKLRAYNPQTGIESLTATPVSKASAAQRSGRAGRTKPGKCYRLYTEEAYQALPDANVPEIQRSNLAPFVLQLKALGIDNVLRFDFITPPPAELMVRALELLYSLGALDEYSKLTKPLGLRMAELAVEPMMSKTLLSAPSFGCLSEILTIAAMASVGGTIWIQHDGEKKKTESAKRKFSTEEGDHLTLLNVYQAFVTNGRKEARFCHENMLNFKAMSRAISIRAQLKRSLERFGVVVDESLANGSTSSTAAGSASINKAEQIRRCLTSGYFAHAARMQPDGSFKNVSGTTVLHAHPSSIMFNRKADWVIFHEVMETGDKTYIRDITKVEKNWLLEYAPEFYKTST; from the exons ATGGCCGACTTTGATCTTGGAGCGTCTTTTATTCCCGCCTTGTACAAGCCGGCAGCCCTGTTGCCTATTGCCAAGCATCGAGAAGCCCTCTTGTACCTGATTGAAACCTCCCCTGTCACTATCGTCGTGGGTCAAACCGGCTCAGGCAAAAGTACTCAGATCCCCCAATTTCTCGAGCAGGCAGGATGGTGTGCTGATGGCAAGATTATCGGAGTGACACAGCCTCGGCGTGTTGCAGCAACCACCGTTGCCATGAGAGTTGCAGAAGAGGTTGGTTGTGAGGTGGGCAAGGAA GCACTGGTCGACCCTCTCTTGTCTCGATACTCGGTCATCATGGTCGATGAGGCCCATGAGCGATCCATCAGTTCTGATATCCTCCTCGGGTTACTCAAAAAAGTTCGCAGGAAGAGACCTGAGCTCAGGATTATCATCAGCAGCGCCACGCTCCAAGCCGAAGACTTTCGGGACTTCTTTTCGGAGTCCAACGAAGAAGCACCAAAAGACGACAAAGATGCCGCAAAGGTTGcctccatcatcagcctCGAGGGCAGAACCTACCCCATCGACATCTTGTACCTGGAGCAACCAGCCGAGGATTACCTCGAGAAGGCTGTTTCAACCGTCTTTGACATTCACGCTAACGAGCCAAAAGGCGACATTCTCGTGTTCCTGACGGGAAGAGACGAGATCGAAAAAGCTGTCCAGGCTGTTGCAGAGCGGTCAGCTCAGCTCCCTCCAGGATTCGATTCCCTCCTGCCCCTACCAATGTATGCCGGTCTATCGACAGAGCAGCAAAATTACATTTTCGAGGAGACCCCAGAGAACTTCAGGAAGGTTATCTTCTCTACCAACATTTCCGAGGCATCTGTGACGATTGACGGAATCGTCTACGTAGTCGATTCTGGGTTCGTCAAGCTGCGCGCCTACAACCCTCAAACTGGCATCGAGAGTCTGACAGCCACGCCAGTCTCGAAGGCATCCGCTGCTCAAAGGTCAGGGCGTGCAGGCCGAACCAAACCTGGAAAGTGCTACAGACTCTACACCGAGGAAGCTTACCAAGCTTTGCCTGACGCCAACGTGCCTGAAATTCAACGCTCGAACCTGGCTCCTTTCGTCCTCCAGCTCAAAGCGCTGGGGATAGACAATGTCCTTCGGTTTGACTTCATCACACCGCCCCCAGCAGAACTGATGGTCAGGGCACTTGAACTGCTCTACTCGCTTGGGGCGCTGGATGAATACTCCAAACTGACAAAACCCTTAGGCCTGAGGATGGCAGAGTTGGCAGTGGAACCTATGATGAGCAAGACCCTCCTCTCGGCACCCTCTTTTGGCTGCTTGAGCGAGATATTGACGATTGCCGCCATGGCAAGCGTTGGTGGGACGATATGGATCCAGCATGAtggcgagaagaagaagacggagagCGCGAAGCGGAAGTTCTCAACCGAGGAAGGAGACCATCTAACCCTCCTGAATGTATACCAGGCCTTTGTGACCAACGGCCGCAAGGAGGCACGTTTCTGCCACGAAAACATGTTGAATTTCAAGGCAATGTCGCGAGCAATTAGCATTCGAGCCCAGCTCAAACGTTCTCTAGAGCGATTTGGAGTCGTAGTTGATGAATCGCTTGCGAACGGTTCCACATCCTCGACCGCTGCTGGCTCGGCCTCCATCAATAAAGCAGAACAGATTCGACGCTGCTTGACCTCGGGCTACTTCGCCCACGCAGCGAGAATGCAGCCAGATGGATCTTTCAAAAACGTGTCTGGGACAACGGTCCTTCATGCTCACCCGAGCTCGATCATGTTCAACCGCAAGGCTGACTGGGTCATCTTTCATGAGGTGATGGAAACCGGCGACAAGACTTATATCAGAGATATCACCAAGGTCGAGAAGAACTGGCTGTTGGAGTACGCTCCCGAGTTTTACAAGACGTCGACTTGA